The DNA region ACAGAAAGGGGTCAGAAAATTGGAGTGAGGACCCAAATACAAGAGAGGAGAGGTGGGGTGCGTGAATCTCAGGACACCTTTGATGAgttgaatttctttctttcttcacaaacatggcgtGTATGCCTTTGCCCTAAAGTTGAGCGTCTCCTGCACATCTTAATGAAGATGTCACCCTGGCAGGCTTTTATTTTTCGGTGGTGCCACGTTAGCCGCTATTGGGGAGTGCCAGTCAGGGTCAGATGACGGTTTTTGTGTGAtaaatggacacacacacaccaaatcaGTTTGCCCTAAAAATACCCGGCTGCCCCTTTAAATGGCCTTGCGTTTGTGCTGCCCGGTTTGAGATCTGTGGCTGCTTTTTGTTACGCTGCTTGATTGTGACAGGTGACGAGGACGCCGGAGGGGTGACGCGGTCGATGAGGAGGAAGACCTTCAGCGTAACAGTAAGGACCCCGTGTTGCCGCTGATCTACAAACCGCATACTTGGTGACAAAGCAAGAGAAACAAACTGAAGGGAACATCTAAATGGTGACATTAACCCCCCACCACACCAGTTCCCCCAGTTTGTTGCTGGTGTCCTCCCAGTGCTTCACCTGTcctctaccccccccccccttcactcACTGAGGTCCCACTGTATGGTAGAGCAATCAGGGAAGGAGTGAAGGGGAGAATCAGAATCTCTTtactgtcattgtaacaaatacaacaaaattagggtGCAGTGCCTGTGGTgtcaaaatctaaataaaatgtcattaaaaaaggagaagaagaagtaaagtagAACACAAACGTTCAACATAGGACCTTAACTGCACAAGATGTcgtctattgcactgctgcattggcggtgatgaggtggcattcagtgccctaatagcaccAGGGTACAAACTGTtgttcagtctattagtctttgttttgaagaCCACCGCATTGGCACTAGACAGACCTCGGCACTCAGTGCAGTGGGAGTGGCACTGGGCAGGGAGGCTGCTGCCACCCCAGTGGTCACTCAGGTCAGTGACTGTGACAGGTGAGGACATTCAGGAAGAAGCCTTGGAGGGGAAATGAAACAAACCGAGACGCGTTGTCACCTGTGAAGAACGGCAGACGTCATTTGGACAGGCAGGTGTGACACTGGTAGCATAACGGAGTGGGACTGGCAGTCTGGGCAGGGCTGATGGGAAGGTGAGTGCTGTGCACCacccggacagacagacagaccgacccCAGACGAATGACCGTGGCCCCCTGCCAGAAGGCTTCGGCTTAAATAAAGAGAGCGGATCTCGTCGAGTGGCCCGGCCGGAGTGCTGAGCTCAACCCCAGAACTGTCCACCCTGCCACAGCCTGGGCAGATCTCACCTCCCGGTCCAAAAAGACGACCTGCACAGAGAGCTGAATGTGTTTGGGGGGGTCCGGGGGGCTTCTTAGTCCTTGTAAGGTGTTCCTTTTTCGtacttttgaaattgttttggGCTGCGTTTGACCCTAAAACGTCGATGACATTCGAGGCTTGGGGGACTGAAATCCTCGTGACAGCAGAGCTGGCCTGTCACCACTTGGTCTTTCTAATTGGACCCCCAGCCCCTAAACTTGAGATGTGCTGCTGTGGTGGAGTCACTGGTGAGGTGCTGAAGGGCTGCAGCTGCGGGGGTCCCAGGGAACTGACTTTCTGCTGATGGTCCTGGGACACCTTATGTGAGGAACGTGCCCGGTGGGAGCGAGGGCATCGTCGCTGTGGTTACTGGGCTGTTAGTTTAAATGCCAGTCATATTGGCGTCTGCCCATCCACCCAGGTGACTCATGGACAAGCAGGTGTGGTAACTTGGGGACAAAGACGTGACGTGATGCCAGCCTGGGTCTAACGCCGCTGTCACAAGGCGCTACATGGAGTAGTGACTTTAGCACAAGAGGCCCTTCGTACTCCATTCGCATCTCGTTTTCTCCTAACATGAGGACTTTGTCTGTGGAAGTTTCCAGACTGCGGATTTTGAATGTTTATCACATAGTAGAGAGAGTCGCCAGAGTGCCCGCCGTGCCCGGGTATATGTACAGAATGAGATGAGTTAAGAAAGCAGAGGTGTGTGTTTTTAAACGGTGACCCTGATGTTAATGCTGGCTGTCCCACCTGTCACCCACACTGCGTCTCCATCGCTGTCCCTGCTCTCGTGAATTTGTTGTTTTGGGGTCCGACTGAATTCTTGTCACCCAGAACACGGTTACGGTCGACTGCTCCTCTTAGGTCAAGATGGACACTCCGTCGTAGTGCTTCAGTTATGAAGAAAAGCCGACAAAGCGGGAGCCCTTTGAGTTGTGCTGCACTTCCAGCCTCGACTGAGCCCACCCAACGCTTGTGCCCCCCTACACTGCAGCACAGGCGACATTGTCCGGTCAGTCTGCTAGTTTGGCATCAGTCTGTTTGGGTGTCTCACTTCCCCtgagccagcagggggcgctgctGTTGGGGGCTCCAAAGTAGTCCAGCTTGGCCATGTGGTCCTAAGAGTGAGTGTGCGTGCCAGAGTGGTCCCGATCAGGCCCAGGGTGTGGGGTCTTCTCAGGGACATTTGATTTGTGTAGAGATGTCACTCACAGCGGTCTACAGTAGATGTCCTTGTCATCACCATTTTGCGTCACACTGATAACATCTTGCCCCCCGTGGTCTGACGTCATGGAGGGGCTCTCAAGTGTTTCCGAGTTGAGTTTTGGGGTGCGTCTTGGCTGATGTGAACTGTAGGACTGATGTGTGGTTTGGTCTCCGTGATCAAGTCGCGCTTCATCTTCTCTGCTAGCAAACCCAGTGAGGTGACGGCGAGCGTACAGCGCAGACCACCACGACTGGGCGTCACACCTTGGCAGGCAGCAGCTGACGTTGTTTGTTTCCGCAGGTTGGACCCTCCCGGTGTCTCCCACTGACGTCCCGTCCTCACCTTCAGGTTGCTCCTTTCCTGTTCCATGGAGTTGCAGAGCATGTGATGCGCCTCCATGTCTTTCCTGGTGAGTACCCGCCATCTCgaggcgccccccccccccccggaccgCGGCTCCACAGTCCGCCCACCCGCGTCACAGCAGAGTCTCTTCTGTCTCTTGTATTGCAGCGTTGGGTCTCCGAGAAACTCAGCGTTGAGAGTTTGAGGGATCTGGAACTGTTTGGAGGTACGGGGCGGCttcacatggggggggggggcggcagcATCTAATGAAGAATGGGTCTttatggggggggtggggggttgggaCCTGAAACTTAACAGTGCCAGAAGGTGGGCAGTAGTGGCCACCGCCACATCGTCCCAGCATGCCGTGCCACCGACAGGGAGGGGCCTCTTCTGCCCAAGACGTGTGCCCTCACTGTGTTTGATTTCTCTACCCCAGAGCAGCCTCAGGGGAGCTCGCAGCGGACCGTAAGTGTGCCTCCGCCGGCCCACCTGCATGCATGAGTGTGCTTCTTAGTGAGTGGCGTCCGCTCTGCAGTCAGAGGTCTCATGGGGGGGTTGTGTCTCTCTGGCCTGGTGGTCCGAGGGTCCTAATGAAACCTCACTTCAGACGGACTCCCCCACGTTGCTTGTGACTGCCCCTCTGTTCTTGTCACCGTGTTTCTCGCTGCCCGTCACCCGTGTTGTGCATTTCCTTCCCTGAGCCTGTGTTCGTGTGTGCCATCTGTCaccttggagttgtgtgctgtgGCACTTGATGACTTTTTTTCCGTCTAGGTGTTCCAGTCTGCGAGTGCATGAAGATGAGAGGGTGGGCCACGGTCCACTAACTGGAGGGGTCTCGGCTGTTCGTGGCCCCCTAGCCTATCAGCAGTCCCTTGCAGCCCAGTGGCCGCTTTTTCTCCAGGGTCTCCATTTTCCACCTGCACTGGTGACTTTTCGTTGATCCAGTGTGAGtgaactggcatcctgcccagggtttggtgTACCCCGAGGGCACAGTGCTGCTCTTTAGCCACTGAGCGCCtgtaatggatggagggatgtaTGCTTGGCATGACTCATGGGTCCTGAGGCTGGCACCATAGTGGGCATGTGCCTGTGCATTGGCGAGGCCTGGCGTGTGTGTCCCTCATCCCCTACGGAGTCCCAGACGTCTCCACGGGGGTCTCGTGTCTGTCCGCCACGCTGTTCCTCTTTCAATCCCAGTGTGCTTTTCTTCCCTCCAGATCTGATGCAGCCGGCCGCCTCTTCTGGCCAATGCTGTCCCTGACAGTCCTGCTGTGGCGCTGCCTTACCAGACTCGAGGCACGTTAGTTGGCATCCCACGCTGCCGCTGCACGGCTGGCCCGGTGCCACCTGCTGcctaccagtttttttttttttgtttttctgagaaTGGAGTGCCAGGCTTGCTCTTTCAGAAGTGAGGCCCATGAGAACGTGGGGTCTCCTGTGCTGCCAGGGTCTTGTCAGCGCCTCTCTCTGTTTCTCCAGGCCCATGAGGAGAGCTACGAGTCTTTAGCGTCGCTCCCGCCTCGGGACGCCATGGGGAGCTTTGTGCCCGACAGCTGCTCCTACGACCTGCTTACTGTCATAGGTATGATGGGGGGGTGTGAGAAGATGCGGCCGGTGGCACAGGCTGCCCACTTCTGCCACTGCCCTGGTGACCTGAGTCACACTTTCCCAATTGCAGGCTGCGGACTGGAGGACTTGATGACTGTGAACCTGGGGAGGTACCGGCCGACGGGGGACTATGTGGCCATTCGCAGGATAAACTTGGAAAGCTGCACCAATGAAATGGTGAACTTCCTACAGGTAGGCAAGTGGGTGGTACTGAGGGGTGCGAAGGCCGGCAGGCGGGCACATGCCACTCTTTAATAATGTCCACTTGTTTGTTACcttcagggggagctgcatgtgtccaagctgtttcatcatcccaACATCCTACCCTACAGGAGCATCTTCATCTCCAAAAACGAGCTGTGGGTCATCACGCCATTCATGGCCTACGGTAGGCTGCTGGACAGGCGGGCGCAGCCTCTGCTCTTTAACTGTGAACAAGCGTGTCACTTGATGTCCTCTCTTCTGCAGGTTCAGCTAAAGATTTAATAAGCAATCACTTCACTGATGGCATGAGTGAGCTGGCAATCGCCTACATCCTGCAGGGCGTGGTGAAGGCGCTGGACTACATCCACCACATGGGCTACGTGCACAGGTACGGGCAGACCCCATCATTCCTGTCCTCACCTGCGATGGCTCTCTTGCGGCCTGCAAGCAGTCACAGTGCCACCCCAGGGTAGTGACACATCCTCCAACTAGGCCTGACTGACCACCCTTACTCGATGCCCGTTATGACCGAGCCCTCACCCACAGTTTCACATGTCTCTCTGTGCCCTGCAGGAGTGTGAAGGCCAGCCACATCCTCATCTCCGCCGACGGCCAGGTTTACCTGTCTGGCCTGCGCAGTATCTTCAGCCTCATCCGTCACGGCCAGCGGGCCCGGGTGGTACACGACTTCCCCCAGTACAGCATGAAGGTGCTGCCCTGGCTAAGCCCCGAGGTCCTGCAGCAGGTGAGTGGCTGGGAGGCAGCTGGTGGGGTGTCCCACGATGCATGACTAAGGCAGAGTAACTCCTGCTCACTGGCATCTTCTCTCAACAGAATCTGCAGGGATATGATGCCCGCTCAGACATCTACAGCCTTGGGATCACCGCCTGTGAGCTTGCCAATGGCCACGTGCCTTTTAAAGACATGCCAGCTACCCAGGTGGGTGATTCTGGGAAGACTACTCTCCCCTGTACCACTTGTACCTTTCTAACGTGTTTCCCCCTTTCAGATGCTTCTGGAGAAACTGAATGGAACTGTACCCTGCCTGCTGGACACCAGCACCATCCCACCAGAGGAGCTCACCATGAAGCCGTCCCGCTCGGGGGCCGACTCGGGCATCGGAGAAAGCACGGGCGCCTGTGGCATCAGGCCATCAAATGGGGAGCCCAGTCAGCACCCCTACAATCGCACCTTCAGTGCCCACTTCCATAGCTTTGTCGAGCTTTGTTTGCAGAGGGACCCTGAGCGCAGGTAGGTGCGGCTTGGGCATCCATAGTGAGACGGTTTTGGGTATAAGGAGGGGTGCAGACGCCAAGAACACTGATCTCAAGCTATCCCCTAGGTGGCATGGGCCAGGATTGCTGGGTAAGAGAAGGTCACCTGCTCGATTTTGGTTTTTCTTAATGGGAGGTGGGCCTCTGCCCCCAGGGAATTGTGGGATTTTTCCCCCCCCCCTATCACATTGAGCTCCTGGTCGGGGTTATCACAGTGCTACATGGTGCTGTTATGTTAAATTGTGTGCCATTTGCTCTGTCTTTCCCCCACAGACCCTCTGCCAGCGCCCTGCTTGGTCACTCCTTCTTCAAACAGGTACGGGTGGGCCATCACGGTGAGGTTGGATGCTGTTGTCTGTACCCATCTTAATGGCAGCTTCTCTCTCATCCCTACAGATAAAGCGCCGCGCTTCAGATGCCCTCCCTGAACTCCTCCTACCCGTCTCGCCCATCAGAAACTTGGAGTGCGTGCAGCGGCACAACGACTCGACGGCAGCGCTGGCCAGCTTGGAGTCCAGCCTGAGCCAGCTCGAAGTGGACGACTGGGACTTCTAAGGGTCCtccgttcagcccccctctaGGGCTGCATTACAAATGGCAACAGAGCTGGACCCTGTCGTCCCAGACGGCCAACTGCTGCTGCCGCTCTCTCGCCATGAACTGGATAGCGAGTGGGCCACGCCATGGCCGCCCCCTAAAACTCTGTTTCACCATCTAGTGAAATAAATCAGAATTTCAGAGCCGACTTTGGGCCGCACTCTGCTTTCAGATAAACCTTCAGAATCGGACGTGCGTCTGGCCGAGAgggtttgaaatgtttaattacaaGTGGTAAGACgacacacagaaaaataaaaagcaaaccgGGAGGACTTGCTGGCCAGCGGGCTCCCGTCACGAGTTCTCGGGGTCTTCCTGGTCTGATGGCTCCGACTCGGGCACCTGCATCTTCTGCAGTTTGCTTATCAGTTCTGTGGGGAGGGAGACGAGTGGAGTTTCATTAAAAGTGAAGCGGCTGGCAGGACGGCCAACATcccccacacaaacacacagagtacCTTTGGCCGGGTTGAAGACGCCATTTGTCTGCTGGTTGCACACGTAGCACCGTTTGGATTTTCGGTAATGCTGCAGGGCACAGCGCTCACAGAAATAGTGGCGACACCTGTGGGGAGCAGCGACACCCAGTTAAAAGGAGAGCCACCAGTGAGGGGAACACCGGCGCCATCGGCACACCTACTTGGTGACAATTGGGTTTTTGAAGGAGTCCCTGCAAATGAAGCACTTGAAAGGGAGGTCTTCATCGTCGCTGCTCACCTCGTAGTTctcattgtctgtgcagaaaacaaaatgggtGACAACAGAGTTAACAAAATGCTAAAATGCAGAAGAGCTGCTTGGGTGCTCAAAGTTGCTTTTGTTGTTACCCTTAGCAGGCACTCACTCGGAGCACGAGACCCCCCACACACTGGACACGTctcatttttaaaaggtttgcaTCCTTGCTGATGTTTACTGTCTGTCCACATTTGTCACAATGAATGGCTTCAGCACTTTGGAGAAAGGGAACCAAAGGAAGGTTCAGCATCATCTCTAGATTGCCACTTAATTTAAGGCACTTGTCCCCTCAGTTAGTGACTCAAACAGCTGACTCAAGGtcactgtctgcacttggccaaCCCTCACCACGAGGGGGACGTCATCGCCACAACACCACCAGGCCTTGATCAAAGCAGAGTCAACGAGAGAGGATGACAATCGTGGAGACTTCAGGATCAGGAAAGCACGACCCTGAGAGCCAGTTACTCCACAAGGAGAAGATTTGAAAGAGCCCAGCCCTCCAAAGTGACCCCAGTGATGACCTATTCAAGAAGTTACTTAGGAGCCAAGAAAGGCCAGAGAACCACAGGCCTCTCCAGCCCCAGCAAAGGTCAGTGATTAGGACTCCATGATGAAGAAACACCAAGCTGATCTCAGAGTCCTTTTGGAATAATGACGAGTCCAAAGTTGAACGCTGTGGGGGTGCAGTGGAAGATCTGCCATGATTGGAGAAACCAGGAATTGTGCCAAATGTTCTTAAGAATGACGTCCAATCGTCTGTCCGTTTCACGAAGACCAGGAGCTGAAGGGTCACTGGGTTATGCAGCAGGATGACATCTACAAGTGAAGGGTTTGGAGTGAACAGGCCAAGTCCTGACTGGAACCCAACAGGTGGGCTGCAAAGAGCAGTTCATGCCCACAAACGTACCAGTGTGTCCGAGTTAGAGAAGAGTGGGCTAAAATGAACCTAACGTGAAAGGCGGTGACCAGCCGACAGGAAGGATGTGGCCGTGATTATTCATTGGGGTGATAGTGTGGCTGTTTCTTGACTAACGTCTCAATTTATAAACTGCACTGCGAGTTCACTCGGGTtccttttctttataaaatagCATTTTGTCTGAAGCCATTCGTtatgtaaaacacacaaaaacagggCATCAGCAAGGGGGCAGACTCTTGATCTCCCAGCCTGAACTGTAGACACTAAGGCCCACTGCGGTGTGGTGATGTGACTGCAGCACAACTCACCTGCCATTCCATAATGTCCTTCATCCAACTCCCGCTCGATCTGCCAGCCATGCTTGTAGTCCGACCGGTCATGAAGGAACTTGCAGCTGTCTGTGAGCACAAGAGGCCATTTAGTGAAGTCACCCGCCAATACGACTGCTAACCCTCCGCCACCCCCAGCACAAACCTCCAAAGCCACAGAAGCCGGTCTCCTTGTAGTCCTTGCAGATGTCAGGCTGGTAGTCCCACCTCACTGTTGCCCGCAGGTGCTCTGGCGCTCGAATGGGACCTTTCCTAGAGGACAAGGagacaaaacacaagtaaataaCGGGCAACAAATGGCCTGAGGAGCAAGTCGGCCCCTCGGAGAAGCTTACCGGACCATTCCTGAGGAGGCGTTCCCCATGGAGGTGTCCTTGGGTTTGATGAATTTGTGGTAATTATTAATGCCTCTGTAGATTTTGTCATCTTCTTTACCAGAGAGTTCCTGCACAAGGACACAAAGTGAACAGTGGGGGTAATTGGTATA from Erpetoichthys calabaricus chromosome 14, fErpCal1.3, whole genome shotgun sequence includes:
- the strada gene encoding STE20-related kinase adapter protein alpha isoform X1, translated to MSFLRWVSEKLSVESLRDLELFGEQPQGSSQRTAHEESYESLASLPPRDAMGSFVPDSCSYDLLTVIGCGLEDLMTVNLGRYRPTGDYVAIRRINLESCTNEMVNFLQGELHVSKLFHHPNILPYRSIFISKNELWVITPFMAYGSAKDLISNHFTDGMSELAIAYILQGVVKALDYIHHMGYVHRSVKASHILISADGQVYLSGLRSIFSLIRHGQRARVVHDFPQYSMKVLPWLSPEVLQQNLQGYDARSDIYSLGITACELANGHVPFKDMPATQMLLEKLNGTVPCLLDTSTIPPEELTMKPSRSGADSGIGESTGACGIRPSNGEPSQHPYNRTFSAHFHSFVELCLQRDPERRPSASALLGHSFFKQIKRRASDALPELLLPVSPIRNLECVQRHNDSTAALASLESSLSQLEVDDWDF
- the strada gene encoding STE20-related kinase adapter protein alpha isoform X2 encodes the protein MSFLAHEESYESLASLPPRDAMGSFVPDSCSYDLLTVIGCGLEDLMTVNLGRYRPTGDYVAIRRINLESCTNEMVNFLQGELHVSKLFHHPNILPYRSIFISKNELWVITPFMAYGSAKDLISNHFTDGMSELAIAYILQGVVKALDYIHHMGYVHRSVKASHILISADGQVYLSGLRSIFSLIRHGQRARVVHDFPQYSMKVLPWLSPEVLQQNLQGYDARSDIYSLGITACELANGHVPFKDMPATQMLLEKLNGTVPCLLDTSTIPPEELTMKPSRSGADSGIGESTGACGIRPSNGEPSQHPYNRTFSAHFHSFVELCLQRDPERRPSASALLGHSFFKQIKRRASDALPELLLPVSPIRNLECVQRHNDSTAALASLESSLSQLEVDDWDF
- the rnf113a gene encoding E3 ubiquitin-protein ligase RNF113A — its product is MADENERSKATCTFLFKKSAKKFSARKRKTGDSDSASHSEEESNVVVRKKKSSSVFNPMIQQSKKTEREQISDSDSDKSQKESVGVSYKSSRSAKREGPDDMGATAVYELDTEKDRDAQAIFERSQKVQEELSGKEDDKIYRGINNYHKFIKPKDTSMGNASSGMVRKGPIRAPEHLRATVRWDYQPDICKDYKETGFCGFGDSCKFLHDRSDYKHGWQIERELDEGHYGMADNENYEVSSDDEDLPFKCFICRDSFKNPIVTKCRHYFCERCALQHYRKSKRCYVCNQQTNGVFNPAKELISKLQKMQVPESEPSDQEDPENS